ACTCCAGCACGGCAGTGACGTGCGGGGACCCTTCAAAACAAATCCCATCCCCGACATATTTGTTGGATTGTATTGGTTAATGAATTATTGACCACTAGATATCTTCGAGTTCTGAAATGCTGCTCGTTCCACCACGCGGTGGAAGtgttcaattatttttaagtggaagtgttcaattatttttaaaaaaaattataaacattaaaaaaaaattaaaattttaatgataaattttattatttttttaaaaaaatacgcaATACTTACCCAGTTCATGattatttctaatatttttttatactaatcTTGAAAACTTGTGTTTtccatgtttttctttttaaatttaattttaaattaccACATGTTTCATCGATTTTATGtacagttaaaaaaataatacttaaccTTTTTAGGCCCTCTAGATGATCTCTATAATTTAGAGCATCTTTTTATGTAAGTCAACATGCAATAGATTAATTAGTGCTTATTCTGTatccattttatatatgttttcaaaCCATGGTTACTTAGGAAATTAaacacaattaataaaattgaggcTGTTAGTATTGCATGCTTTTGTCAAATTCCCATTATCCTGGTTCAGCCGTgacttttcatgtcaaaatagacaagtactactgcatgtaagcttgatatgagtttttttttattgtaaaataatggTAACACTTGTCTGGGTGAATAATTTGTACCCTCGCACAACGTAGATAACATGAATCTAgcatatacaaaaattatacttatcatctTATATGCTacacatcaatatataatttattatttttatcattttatttaaacatacgCATATTGATGtgttaatatatgtatttaaataaaaaaataaaaatgataaattatattttaatgtataatatgAGAATAATAAGTAGTATTTCTCATAATAGATATGGCCAAAACATTGCATGGCAGATTAATGATcgatgaaatatttaattttcgGCTTAGGTATATAAATTGCAAATAATATAGAGAAATCAGGAACAGAAGACGCCGTACAGTTATTTATGAACAATGATCATAACGCCGGTACAGTCGACCACTTGATCATTGGTTACTTTGAAGACTGAAGGAAATGATATGGAAGTACTGTCCAAACTATGTATTTCTCTTTCAGAGATTAAGGGATTTTTTGGATATATTGTTCATCTCAACTGATactatctaattattatatttttttaaaactctcaaataaaatatatagtaaataatttaatttttttaaattttaaaataaaaataatattttattttatttttaaatttcatcttatctcatgttAATTCAAGTAATGTAAGTGAATTGAAGACCAAAGTTACCACTGCTTTTGGTATATTGTACGGTCACAGACAGATTTGATCAGAATAAATTTATTCgattagattaattttataacaaagaataattttataatcgaAAGAATCACGTCACATCACATTATCAATTtgtaaagttaaatttatttatttatttatttatttttgctagAGCATTTTTCCGTATATAATATTGGACACAAAGTGTTCCGGTCGGGTTAAGCGTACACGATCAGTGGTCCACCAAAACAAAGGGCACAATGGTAGTTTAAGAAGGGAAGCGAGGTTTCTGATCGAGATCAGAGCCTATTTAAATGGAAGCAATCGggcattaaaatttaatatcacGTAGTAAAGTTTTCGTTTATGCAGAAAAGGCAAATGTGTCAATCACTAGTCTTCTTTCTGGCCACAATTGTAGTGGTCTCCCAAGGGTCAGAACTGGGTCTGAGCCACCAAATTCACCTTCTCCGGCCAAAATCTGGTTCTGGGGGTGACATTCTTCCTAATGTTTCATGCCTGAGTTGGCGAGTTGGGGTGGAAGCTCATAACATTATTGGCTGGTCAACGGTTCCGAAAGAGTGCGAAGGCTACGTGGGGCATTACATGCTGGGATATCAGTACAGGATCGACTCCAAAGTGGTTGCTAACGAGGCTTTACTCTACGCTCAGAGTCTCAACCTCACTGGAGATGGCAAGGATGTTTGGATCTTTGACATAGACGAGACTACGCTCTCTAATCTGCCTTACTATGCCGAGCATGGATTCGGGTAAGtagtgaaaataattaattattaattataattttttttaatagaccgATGCATAGCAATAGCATCAAATGAGATTAGACCAAGAATAATACACGCGTGTATTATTTTCAACCATATTTTTCAACCAAGAATAATCGTacgatataatatttttcaatcaagaataatCGTATATATGTACCCCACGCGACCAGCTGTGAGTCTTTATCATGGGGCCATGCACATCATGATAATATAAGTTGATCTTTAAGtcgcttttctttttttaattaaggttGTTCAAGTATTAACATCCAGTTATGACGCAATTTTAAGGACTCAAATGATTGCATATTCTAAAAATCACCATTTTCTTGatcacaagaagaagaagaagaagaaaacacgTGAGGGGACTTGATCATCGTTGCTTCTGATTTTAATCAAgcgctttcttttcttttattttttcttggtaGGATTAATTAAGCAGGACTTGACGTTATTCTTGTTTTTTGGCCAATGGGACGACATGATGAAATGATTCATTGCCAGATACTAAAGATTAGATTGAAATTTCAGGGCGGAGCCCTATAATTCTACGCTATTCAACGCATGGGTCCTGAAAGGCACACAACCGGCATTGCCGGAGTCGCTGAATCTGTACAAGAAACTGTTATCTCTTGGGATCAAGGTTGTATTCATAACAGGAAGAGGAGAAAGCCAAAGAAATGTCACGACAACCAATCTAAAGAATGTTGGATACCACACTTGGGAGAAGCTTATACTCAAGTATGCAAAAGCTAATTAatctagtaattaattaatatcgaTCAgtactataataataataataatgtttttaggaatatatatatccggttgttgttattttatgacatttattataatttgttttcttatataagTTACACGTATGTTTGGTTGCAGGGGCTCGGCATACTCCGGAAAAACCGCCGTCGTGTACAAATCAAGTGAGAGGATGAACTTGGAGAAGAAGGGTTATAGAATCGTTGGGAACATTGGTGACCAGTGGAGCGATCTCTTGGGACATCATGTCGGCAACCGAACATTCAAGCTACCCGATCCGATGTACTACATTAGTTGATGATCATTAATTGTGTAAgagataaaatcaaatcaagagtTCGATttggttattatattttatcaacaAGTCTTGCATATATGTCTTCGTAATAATTATCACGACAGTTAtctctcattttatataaattaaagaacTTATGTTTTGTCTTCAATTTATTCAGAATAACAATACAATATTGTTATTTCGTTATATTTGGGACACGACCATGTGAGTAGAAGCCCAATCGTGTCATAAAATGAAGATGTTTGCAAGACATGATCGTGATTCTTAATATATCATGTATCATACCGTGTAGCATTGTTTATCCGGATTTCGATCAAGAAATCCAAGCCGAAATCTGGATTGAGTTAGACCCAGACCAAAATTCGGATGAATCCGAATTCCAGATTCGGATTTAATCccgattttttttcttttattttaaattttttgaaaagtaatagAAGGATAAgcaggaaataaaaaaaagtactcgCTCAAAAACTACAGAATCTCTTCTCAACCACAACTTTCGCATTATGATCAGTACCGTTGCTTTATCAAGTTCTTGCTGCTGATCTAGTCTTTCATCAAGCGTTTGCAACAGTTACAGAATATTATCCACATGTACATTTTTTGAATCCCTCTACTACTACTGCCAACAAGTAGTACTCCACACATCTCCAAAGAATATGTGCAGTATTTTCTGTTTTCATAGTGCGTATATGTAGGGCATTTGTCATCTTGTGTTAGCTTCCTTTTAGCCAAATTTGCCTTGGTAGGTAGTCCGTTATTACACgctttccataaaaataatttgactGCATTTGGAGTATTCATGCTCGATCCAAATCTTTTGTCTAGAATTCAACATAGAAGAATGCCCTTATTATATATACTTCTTGCTTCTTATTGCTTGTGTGTGTGGAATATATGCACTCTTGGCATGAGTGAACTGTCCGTGCATCTGgggtatatatataatgccatattactttatttttacaCTCCTCATGTATATTTAGGGACCCCTGTACTATTGCGTTTGCAACCCCTGCATCGAATATATCCTTTATGAGATCAATCTTCCAACTTCTAGTAGCTGATCCATCAATCGAGTCTTTGACAATGGCAGAAAGTGACATTAATCCTCCAGGTGGAGTTTCAATTTACAAaagagaatttgagaaagttgaattgaattgtttattttattttgtgtgaaatttgaaaaaattgtaatgattagatgagttaagatgaaatgaattgaaatgagaagAATTGTGAAAACATACGAATCTTTTATTATGTAGCTAGAAGAAACTCGTGTTGGCCTTCTAACGCCTCGTCACTTTAGATACGAATTCATCAATATTCTTGTCCGAAGAACCACCCTCACTTATTGCTGCTACAGCCAAAGCCCTCCATTTCTTGGCATTCTCcttcatctctctccctctctccccctccATTACTTCCCTAATGCAAGATTGAATCTCTTCTCTCCCCACAATGCCATTCTCGTGATCATCAATCTTGACCCTAATTCCCACCTTCCACACATCCTCAACAAACTTGGCATTTGGACTTTGGTCAGTCCACTGTGGCATCCCCACCATCGGCACTGCCAAGCCCAATGCCTCAACGGTCGAATTCCACCCACAGTGCGTGAGAAAGCACCCAACTGCCTTATTCGATAGCACTTCCAGTTGAGGGCTCCACTGCACCATGAGGCCCTTATCGCCTACCTCTTCCACAAAATTTTCTGGGAGGTTTGCTTCCTCTGAGGCCCTGACTACccacaaaaaatagaaatcgCTTCCTTTTAAAGCAAATGCCACTTCCTTCATTTGCTGTTTGCTTAAACCGGCCATGCTACCGAACGACGCGTAAACAACAGATCCTGCTGGTTTCCTGTTGAGCCAATTGATGCAAACAGAAGAATCTAATGTGAAAAGATGAAGCCCATAATCAGTGTCCTTTTCGATACGGTTGTCCAAGTAGAAGGATGGAATTGTTGGCCCAATCGTCAGCAATCTGCAAACTTTTGACATGGTATCCACCACCTTGTGATAAAGCACAAACGATCAAcgtcttttaaaaataaataaataaaaaaataaataaaaataaaaaaataaaaaataaaaaatggccGGCACCTCTatcattttattagaaaaaaccGAAAAAACCTCCTGAAGAACAAGGAGAAAACGACgtacaaacttccaaaaaccAAAGCCAACAAGACCAAATAATAGACATGCCTAAGAGATAAAACAATAAGAATTAAGCTATAATGTAAACGATCAACGTCAAAACTACAAACTGATTTCAAATCAtgagatcaatatatatatatatatatagacatatatattataatggtttttttttaatgcaaaggGGAGAAAAGAGAGACGCGCGcagacataaatatatatatatatatatatatatatataattaatctggTTAATTTCAAGGGTCTGTATTCACCTGCATAATTTTGTATTGCAACAAGATGCATGTACATATATGTTGATGCATGTACATATAGGAAATATGATTAGAGAAATATGACAAAAAAACCACTGTACGTTTAAACAAAACCAAGATATATAGAGCCTTTTCTTTAAATTACCGTTAatgttctaattttttaaagttataattatcCCATTCAATAGGAAATCTTTGTTAATAGAAAATCTTTACGATAATCGGGAGATCAATAAACAAACGTGTTTTTATAAATTGGACTACTTACCGCAGAGAACAATAAGGTAAACTATCtgctaatattttttcaattatgtcATGTGATTTATTTTCATCTATCTTAATCGCTCAACCTAAACTATTGTATCtaccaatctctctctctctctctgcgtgtatatatatacgtgtgtgtgtgtgtacgtaGCTAGCATAAGTACTGACCTGAAGCTCTAGCTCATAGAAAGTGTTGACAAGAACCCAATCGGCTTTGTCTGTGTTAGAAAATTGATTTAGCACCATCGCGAAGTAAGCCGGATAGGACCCGGACACAGAGATGAAAGATGGCATCTCCTCAAGGTCAAGCAACGGGAAACCAGGAATGGAGATGGGTGTGGAAGATATGGGGAGCTTCAAGAGCCCGTGATGCGCTTGATAGTATATGAAATTAACAGCACAAGCTTGAGTAAAGAAAGCAGCTCCAGGCAACCCAAACATTTTGGCTACTTCCAAAGCCCAAGGCAAAAAAGCGTCATATATTATGCAATCAATAGGGTTTGCTGTGTCTTTGTGCTTGAGGATGAGGTCGGATAGGGTTTTTGACCCTCTGGCTTCCATGCGGGTGAGATAGGCATGGATGCTTTCGGCTTGGAGGAACCCACCTTCATCATAGCCGTCCGATATCGTTTCAAATTGGACGGAGCCTCCCGGTGAGTTATGGGGCTCCATGGCGTTGTAGATGAAGACGGTGGTGGCTACGGTTGCTTTAAGCCCTTTGGAGGCCAATCTCTTTGAGAATTGCAGCAAAGGGTTTATGTGGCCCTGGCTTGGATAAGGTAGCGCCAAGACATGACCTTTGTATGCTCTgttttccatctctctctctctctctctctctctctctccttcgatcCCTCTCTCCCAACATATATAACtcttttttatctctctctctcacttgacTTCATTATCGGTTAGGCAAAAAGCTATGGGTCTATTGTTAATTGCGTAACGCATTACGTAAGCACTAATAAAATTTAGGAATATTTTGATAGTTTAGatgtaaattgaataaaatattattataatgataatattaaaaataataataatattaaaaaataaaattctaataatattttattttatttttaatttttatttaaaacaatctcatctcaactcactctcCGAACGGAacttaattttcttgaaaatatgtttattgtttatttccAAAATGAGTGGTCAGATTCTCCTTAATGAGTCGGtgcatgtaaaatatttaattaaataaggtAGAATTAAGGATGTAAAACGATCGGTCCAGTCCAGCCTAGTCCaggtccatcatttttttagGATTGGATCAGACCAGACTGAACATCCATGGGATCAGACCGGTCTTGT
Above is a genomic segment from Juglans microcarpa x Juglans regia isolate MS1-56 chromosome 1D, Jm3101_v1.0, whole genome shotgun sequence containing:
- the LOC121260740 gene encoding stem 28 kDa glycoprotein-like, yielding MQKRQMCQSLVFFLATIVVVSQGSELGLSHQIHLLRPKSGSGGDILPNVSCLSWRVGVEAHNIIGWSTVPKECEGYVGHYMLGYQYRIDSKVVANEALLYAQSLNLTGDGKDVWIFDIDETTLSNLPYYAEHGFGAEPYNSTLFNAWVLKGTQPALPESLNLYKKLLSLGIKVVFITGRGESQRNVTTTNLKNVGYHTWEKLILKGSAYSGKTAVVYKSSERMNLEKKGYRIVGNIGDQWSDLLGHHVGNRTFKLPDPMYYIS
- the LOC121259567 gene encoding UDP-glycosyltransferase 74F2-like codes for the protein MENRAYKGHVLALPYPSQGHINPLLQFSKRLASKGLKATVATTVFIYNAMEPHNSPGGSVQFETISDGYDEGGFLQAESIHAYLTRMEARGSKTLSDLILKHKDTANPIDCIIYDAFLPWALEVAKMFGLPGAAFFTQACAVNFIYYQAHHGLLKLPISSTPISIPGFPLLDLEEMPSFISVSGSYPAYFAMVLNQFSNTDKADWVLVNTFYELELQVVDTMSKVCRLLTIGPTIPSFYLDNRIEKDTDYGLHLFTLDSSVCINWLNRKPAGSVVYASFGSMAGLSKQQMKEVAFALKGSDFYFLWVVRASEEANLPENFVEEVGDKGLMVQWSPQLEVLSNKAVGCFLTHCGWNSTVEALGLAVPMVGMPQWTDQSPNAKFVEDVWKVGIRVKIDDHENGIVGREEIQSCIREVMEGERGREMKENAKKWRALAVAAISEGGSSDKNIDEFVSKVTRR